A region from the Lolium perenne isolate Kyuss_39 chromosome 4, Kyuss_2.0, whole genome shotgun sequence genome encodes:
- the LOC127292084 gene encoding protein KTI12 homolog has product MALVVMCGQPCSGKSEAAACLTAALRSSMADITVRVIDESSLHLGRNDSYKDMVVEKNLRGVLRSEVDRSVSRDSIIIVDSLNNIKGYRYELWCLARASGIRYCVFFCDTEVDHCREWNVKRQEKGEPSYDSNIFEDLARRFERPDRRSRWDSPLFELFPSREGIVESSPVIGEAVSYLTKKVDSKTRDVKVLQPTIATQSVRTTEANSLYEMDKATQEVVSAIVEAQSGLGLTMNKISLGPNLPTINLQRSVGLPELRSLRRTFIKLAGQYSLSGPPPPTDADSAKRMFVDYLNREIGV; this is encoded by the exons ATGGCACTTGTGGTGATGTGTGGCCAGCCATGCAGCGGCAAGTCAGAGGCTGCAGCTTGTCTCACTGCCGCTCTTCGCTCCTCCATGGCTGACATCACTGTCCGCGTCATTGACGAGTCATCGCTTCATCTTGGGCGCAATGATAGCTACAAAG ATATGGTTGTGGAGAAAAACTTAAGAGGAGTTCTGAGATCAGAAGTTGATAGGTCTGTGTCTCGGGACAGCATAATCATCGTGGATTCTTTGAACAATATTAAG GGGTACCGATATGAGTTGTGGTGTCTTGCACGTGCCTCGGGAATAAGATATTGTGTG TTCTTTTGTGATACAGAAGTGGACCATTGTAGAGAATGGAATGTCAAGCGTCAGGAGAAAGGAGAACCCTCATATGATAGTAATAT ATTTGAAGATCTGGCGAGGAGATTTGAGAGGCCTGATAGGCGTAGCCGCTGGGATTCTCCTCTCTTTGAATTGTTTCCATCTAGAG AGGGAATTGTGGAATCGTCCCCTGTTATTGGTGAGGCTGTGTCATATTTGACTAAGAAGGTGGATTCAAAAACAAGAGACGTGAAAGTACTCCAGCCTACAATAGCCACTCAGTCA GTACGGACTACTGAAGCCAATTCCCTCTATGAGATGGACAAAGCAACACAG GAGGTGGTCAGTGCAATTGTTGAGGCGCAGTCTGGTCTTGGGCTTACCATGAATAAGATTTCTCTTGGGCCTAACTTGCCAACT ATTAATCTTCAAAGATCGGTTGGCCTGCCTGAGCTACGGAGCCTCCGGCGCACTTTCATCAAGCTGGCAGGGCAGTACAGCTTGAGCGGACCACCCCCACCAACAGATGCTGATAGCGCAAAGAGAATGTTTGTCGACTATTTGAACCGAGAAATCGGTGTGTGA